agatcaagaacaaatacaaaaaataaaatcattatgtaagaaattacccaaattatattttccagatgaaaataaaaagtttatatacatagtagaatcagatgcaagcGAAATAAGTTGTGGAGGAGTACTAAAGTATAAAtacgataaagaaaaaatagaacatcattgtagttATTACTCAGGGACATTAACAAATCCCGaaataagatgggaaataaatagaaaagagttatattcactatataaatgtttattagcttttgaaccatatatagtataaaataagtttattgtaagaacagataatacacaggTAAAATGGTGGATCACAAGGAAGATACAAGATTCAGTAACAACCAAAGAAATACGGATACTAgtattaaatatacaaaattttacatttacaatagaagtaATAAGTACTAACaaaaatgttattgcagattacatTTCAAGACAAATTTACACAGACGGATCTTGACCAAGAAAATACtcttgaaaaaatattcaatgccATGACATTACTTTGTACCAAAGTAGATGGCCTGGACAAAGagatacaaaaaatgaaaagtcagcagcatgacggTAAACatgcggagctaagtcgatcggaagactTAAAAACTCCAGAGCTAGAAGGTGACAATGGGAAACACCGAAAAATCCAAACTAACAATTTGTTACATGCCGCTACAGGTAGCACATCAtctacaaaagaagaaaaaagatatgtTAATACAAATATGAACAAGACATTTGAGAAACCATTTGtatccaaaaatcaaaacaCCTTATTTGTACCACCACAAGTAAATACCTACAAAGACAGCTTAGGACAACACAAGAAAATCTATAATCATATAACCAGAGCCTATATAGaaaacatccacaaaatacaAACCTTTTTGAACAAAAACCCCAGATCCAAAACTACCCAAAATCCACACGAAGATTATATTACCCAAACTCTACAAGGATACAATAAACTAATTGCTTTACCTAAGACAAATGCAAATCTAGTGGCAACTTGCTATAACTATGGATTATTGAACAAAGTATATACCCAGAGAGGAGATGAAATAGCTAAGATACCGgagctacacaaagcattcatgCACTACAAAAGAATAACTAAGGGAACCTTTTTCTATATAATATTCTATTCAGCACCAGCTGAGATactttatgatgaaattaaacCAATTatacaagttataaaaattggaTTAACTAGAGAAATGATCATACTAGAAAAGATAGAAGAACAAGGCGAAATACAAAAAGTGGAGATACCAGCATTCTATGCAGGAAAACGAATTATTGGAATAGCTACTATCTTAAATGAGTTAACATCTAATTCTTTAAACAAAAATTcaatatggagttattattcaaGAGAGCAaacaatgatatattcaaattgtcgAGAAATTAGAGCAGCAGATATGGAAGAACTCAGGCAATGGGCACTAAGTCTACTAAAACCTGAGCAACAGCCAACTACAAGAGCTATAAGAAAGAACTTTATCTCATCGAAAATAATGACAAGATATTGTAAAACTATCAGAAATAAATATCTGGATCATCAATGTTCTAAATGCCAAGGAGAAGATAATGTAATCCCAGACGTACAGCTGGAGTAGGAACAACAAAAGCCGACAAGATGAAGAAAAAGCTAAAGAAAGGATAGAAATCAGCAAAGGAGGAAAAGTTGTTTGTCCTAATAGGAAAAGCTAGTGGAAAGAAAAGTTAGTGGGAATAAATATGTAACGTGTGTACATTACTAGAAGTTAGTGGAAATTTATGTAAAGTAGTAGTAACTATAGTTAGATGTAAAGTAATCATGGTATAGAAAAGTAACTATAGTAAGGTtacttatttttgtataaatagaTAGCCATTATGGCATAAATAGGCAAGACTTTCTACACGGAAAGCAAGCCTCTTTGTACTACAAAAAtattctcaataaaaatatatcagtTTCAAAGCTAAGCTATGGATCAAAATAATCCAAATATCACACAGGTAcatatatttatgattatgcataGCTAAAATCTAttaattcctgaatatcatagcataattaaataagtttatattagttattatatactagaattatttgagcatgttttttaatttgttaacatgaggaaaaaaggaaaaacttctAGACTATGTCGTCCTAAGGTTGAAACCATAGGCGAGGAAGCCatgaggggagtaaacaaagttgaaggcGCTGTTAGGAAGTAATTACCTTTGAAAGTACGATGTTAacagtgacaggaaaacatgttaaaataatctagtttatagtaatCTAATATAGATCATTTGTTATGCATATGGTATGAGGGAATTATAGTTAAATAATCATGAATATCCTtttgcatgatgaaatgatattaaattataaaatactaATCTTGTATGTATTAAGAAACATAGAAATTAtagaattaaaacaaataatatggCAGCAAATATTCGAAGAAGGCAGCAAATattcgaagaagaagaagaagaattaatgaATCAACTTTGGTATGAAGATGAAATTCCAGAATTTAACTTAAGTGTTTTAGAAATTCAATATTCAGATTAATGATAAATCTAGAATACTTAGAATATTGGCAACAAACTATAATAGATATTActttattaagtaatttaattaaagaaaacatttaagCATTTCAACAAACTCATGACATACAATAGATAGAGTATatattagaaaacataaaagaaattataagatTAATACCCCTAGAAAAGAtgtattatgaaaaaattaattcataatatatttatgaatcGGGACCCCCCCTCCAAGTTGATATCAGAGCTAAGtaataaaaaagtaatataaaatgGATAGTAGAGAAAACCATAGATACGAATTAATAAGAACAGTAATAACAAAACGACAAGAGTTAAAAAATAAGCAAGAAAGattacaatacaatatatatgtaGGAGTATGTCAAAAATCTTTGCTAGCACAAAGAaaagtaatatttaaattacaattagatatacaaaaaatagagtataaattaaaacataatttaaaatgaataaggaagaatttgCTATAGAAGAAAAAACCTATGAAAATCCggaaggattaaaaataaaaataatattttcaaatttaggaagaaggtataaaaaaataggtgaaaatCTATATCtaatgatagaaaaagaaacagtaagATTAGAAGATAGTCTAACTGCAATGGTACGAATAActagagaaaatgaagaaatagataggaaaaaagaaatagatacaataaaacaacaagcaaaattagaaatacaacagattgaagaagtgaaaaatgataaaataatcgCTTTAGAAAAAGAACTAACTATGCTTAAAGAATTATATGCagctaaacaaaaagaaaaagaaatagaaacaaacttaaaattggagatagaaaaatttaaagaaaaaatgaccAAAGAAACCCCAGATATAGGAATTGATAATGTTGATATAGATGAAAACTGCTCAGAACAAGGCTCAGATATAAGTGAGACATATACGGAAATAATAGAAAGAATAGAAGAAACcgaaacaattaacaataagatagaaataaatacggaaaaaattaaaaatgaagcaAGTACGAGTACACCAGAAgtgaaaaatccaaaaacactaagacCTAATTTTTATACAGTTAGTTATGAAGATTCTGACAGATATGATAGTTTATGGAATAaaagattaaacaaaaaattgacaCCATCCACATCATCATCCCGAAGTAATGggtttttagatttagattgtgtaacggatataaacaaaacaatacaactatgggtaggatatatatcaaaacaaataatagaTAATAAAATCAGAATGACAGAagtaccaggatatatagaaagaacattTATAGGAACGGCAAAATTATGGTTACAAAATTTAGCAGAAGAAAGCATaaaaacattaagaaataataagaaaatagacGGAGAAATTGCGACTACACCAAtcgatatattaaataaatatgaaatggcAATAAGAAATGAATTCACTAGTACAActacagaagtagaagaacaaaataaagaaaaaatttcttatttcatttgaTTCTTCTGCattatatgttcctttataataatattctctaaatacaCATGTATATTCGTCTATGTAGCACATATTACATATAGCTAATTTTAGCATTAAATTCCTATGTaactgtttttctttattttgttcttctacttctgtagTTGTACTACTGAATTCATTTCTTATtgtcatttcatatttatttaatatatcgGTTGGTGTAGTCGCAATTTCTCCgtctattttcttattatttcttaatgtttttATGCTTTCTTCTGCTAAATTTTGTAACCATAATTTTACCGTTCCTATAtatgttctttctatatatcctggtactTCTGTCGTTCCGATTTTATTAtctattatttgttttgatatatatcctacccatagttgtattgttttgtttatatacgttacacaatctaaatctaaaaaccCATTACTTCGGGATGATGATGTGGATGGTgtccattttttgtttaatctttTATTCCATAAACTATCATATCTGTCAGAATCTTCATAACTAATTGTATAATAATTAGGTCTTAGTGATTTTGGATTTTTCACTTCTGGTGTACTCGTACTTGcttcatttttaatttcttccgtatttatttctatcttattgttaattgtttcgGTTTCTTCTATTCTTTCTATTATTTCCGTATATGTCTCACTTATATCTGAGCCTTGTTCTGAGCAGTTTTCATCTATATCAACATTATCAATTCCTATATCTGGGGTTTCTTTggtcattttttctttaaatttttctatctctaattttaagtttgtttctatttctttttctttttgtttagctGCATATAATTCTTTAAGCATAGTTAGTTCTTTTTCTAAAGcgatttttttatcatttttcacttcttcaagctattgtatttctaattttgcttgttgttttattgtaTCTATTTCGTTTTtcctatctatttcttcattttctctagTTATTCGTACCATTGCAGTTACACTATCTTCTAATcttactgtttctttttctatcattaGATATAGattttcacctatttttttataccttcttcctaaatttgaaaaatattatttttatttttaatccttccGGATTTTCATAGGTTTTTTCTTCTATAGcaaattcttccttattcattttaaattatgttttaatttatactctattttttgtatatctaattgtaatttaaatattactttTCTTTGTTCTAGTAAAGACTTTTGACAGATTCCTGCATATATGTTATATTGTAGTCTTTCTTGCTTATGTTTTAACTCTTGTCATTTTGTTATTACTGTTCTTATTAGTTCGTATCTATGATTCTCTTTATTATCCATTTTTATACTACATTTTTATTActtagctctgataccaattttggGGGTCCATTCTTTTATAGGTTAATTCTTtcataatacattttttctaaaggaattaatctgataatttcttttatgttttctagTATATTCTATGTATTGTATGTCGTGGGTTTGTTGGAATgcttctatattttcttttattaaattacttaataaagtaatatttattatagtttgttgccaatattctaaatattcttgatttatcattAATTTGAATATTGGATTTCTAAATCACTTAAGTTAAATTTTGACATTTCAATTTCTATTCTATCTATCTCAAATTCATACCATACCTGGTtcattaattcttcttctttttcttcaaatattttattccatattaTCTTTCTTagatcaataatttttatatctttaagtatatacaGGATTAATGTTTTATATGCTAGTATCATTTCGTCATGTAAATAAGacataataatttcaaaatataattccCTTATACCATTGTCTTGAcgaatattattcatattagattactataaactagattattttcaacatgttttcctgtcactgtAAACATCGTACTTTCAAAAGTATTCTCTTCCTAACAGCGCCTCAACTATGTTTACTCCCCTCATGGCTTCTCATGCCAATGGTTTCAACTTTAGGATGGCATAGTTTGGAAGGTTTCCTTTTTTTCCTCATGTTAACAAACTAGAAAACATCTAACAATAATTCtagtatataataactaatataaatctATTCTATCATTactatgatattcaggaattaatagatttagttatgcataatcataaatgtATATACCTGTGTATTATCTGCACTATTTTGATCCATAGTTTAACTGAAActtagatttttatttgagagaatatttgtttacaaaaggGCTGTGCTTTCCGTGTAGAAAGTCTTGCCTATTTATGCCATAATGGCTAtctatttatacaaaaataagtaACCTTACTATAGTTACTTTTCTATACATGATTACTTTACATCTATAGTTACTACTACTTTACATAAATTTCCACTAACTTCTAGTAATGTACACACGTTACATATTTATTCCCACTAACTTTTCTTTCCACTAGCTTTTCCTATTAGGACAAACAACTTTTCCTCCTTTGCTGATTTCTATCCTTTCTTTagatttttctttatcttgtcGGCTTTTGTTGTTCCTACTCCAGCTGTACGTCTGGGATTACATTATCTTCTCCTTGGCATTTAGAACATTGATGATCCAGATATTTGTTTCCGATAGTTTTACAATATCTTGTCATTATTTCCGATGAGATAAAGTTCTTTCTTATAGCTCTTGTAGTTGGCTGTTGCTCAGGTTTTAGTAGACTTAGTGCCCATTGCCTGAGTTCTTCCATATCTGCTGCTCTAATTTCTcgacaatttgaatatatcattgttTGCTCTCttgaataataactccatattgAATTTTCGTTTAAATAATTAGATGTTAACTCATTTAAGATAGTAGCTATTCCAATAATTCGTTTTCCTGCATAGAATGCTGGTATCTCCACTTTTTGTATTTCGTCTTGTTCTTCTATCTTTTCTGGTATGATCATTTCTCTAGTTAAtccaatttttataacttgtatAATTGgcttaatttcatcataaagtATCTCAGCTGGTGCTGAATAGAATCTTATATAGAAAAGGGTTCCCTTAGTTATTCTTTTGTAGTGcatgaatgctttgtgtagctcCGGTATCGTAGCTATTTNNNNNNNNNNNNNNNNNNNNNNNNNNNNNNNNNNNNNNNNNNNNNNNNNNNNNNNNNNNNNNNNNNNNNNNNNNNNNNNNNNNNNNNNNNNNNNNNNNNNNNNNNNNNNNNNNNNNNNNNNNNNNNNNNNNNNNNNNNNNNNNNNNNNNNNNNNNNNNNNNNNNNNNNNNNNNNNNNNNNNNNNNNNNNNNNNNNNNNNNNNNNNNNNNNNNNNNNNNNNNNNNNNNNNNNNNNNNNNNNNNNNNNNNNNNNNNNNNNNNNNNNNNNNNNNNNNNNNNNNNNNNNNNNNNNNNNNNNNNNNNNNNNNNNNNNNNNNNNNNNNNNNNNNNNNNNNNNNNNNNNNNNNNNNNNNNNNNNNNNNNNNNNNNNNNNNNNNNNNNNNNNNNNNNNNNNNNNNNNNNNNNNNNNNNNNNNNNNNNNNNNNNNNNNNNNNNNNNNNNNNNNNNNNNNNNNNNNNNNNNNNNNNNNNNNNNNNNNNNNNNNNNNNNNNNNNNNNNNNNNNNNNNNNNNNNNNNNNNNNNNNNNNNNNNNNNNNNNNNNNNNNNNNNNNNNNNNNNNNNNNNNNNNNNNNNNNNNNNNNNNNNNNNNNNNNNNNNNNNNNNNNNNNNNNNNNNNNNNNNNNNNNNNNNNNNNNNNNNNNNNNNNNNNNNNNNNNNNNNNNNNNNNNNNNNNNNNNNNNNNNNNNNNNNNNNNNNNNNNNNNNNNNNNNNNNNNNNNNNNNNNNNNNNNNNNNNNNNNNNNNNNNNNNNNNNNNNNNNNNNNNNNNNNNNNNNNNNNNNNNNNNNNNNNNNNNNNNNNNNNNNNNNNNNNNNNNNNNNNNNNNNNNNNNNNNNNNNNNNNNNNNNNNNNNNNNNNNNNNNNNNNNNNNNNNNNNNNNNNNNNNNNNNNNNNNNNNNNNNNNNNNNNNNNNNNNNNNggcttcatagatagtcagtacaGTTGAGAAGtatgtatcatttattttattaaatgttttaaagactaaagttgcctttttatggcgagttgtatatattttattagacagagttttctttggacttaaagtttatatttaagttttatgaacttttatttcagtttttaagctttgtatgcttgaatcagttttctgcttgtagtcagccaggatgagggttcgcttggggaccagcaatggtcttcgagtgccggccacgtccagggtgtaggctcgggtcgtgacaaacttggtatcagagcacagagtttaagtgtcctagggtgtctatgaagccgtgtcagtaggatcttgtttatggttgtgagggccccacttctataaatgagggactacagacatttaagaaaagtttcttttctttcatactcttaatcgtgcaatagagctatgtcattgagacttattctaactcgtgCATTTCTCAGAATTATTCGACTACCCaccatactagaggtggttgaaaagtagAGTCAATACTTTGTCGAcgagttgttcttagcaagagttttaaggaagtcatgagactccaaAGGGGCTTAAGAGAAGTCtaagagtaagttaagtgttcagtttcagaGTAATGCCCTtatattcatatgaatcgtgcatttgagctaaaagcgagTTGTTCTATTGTCCTTAAGCTTTGTTTCATCTGAGATCCTTTTTAAGAAgaatgtttagagcttgggtaagATTTTCACCCGGAAAGGTAACATGAGttacgagatcatgagcagtagtagtgaaaaAGCCCATAGTTAGAGGAAATTATACAGAGGTTTAGTAATCCTAGAAAGGGATATAGTGATGAGGCAAACTAGTTATTATAATCATGCACCTAGTAAATTATTAATGaagagttttcccttatgggtaaactaagaagtgatgagttatGAATACTCCATCATAGGAAGTAGAGTGTGTTATAGCTAGAAATGAGCTTGTGATGAAGTGTCATTATGTAGgtaatgaccaagtgtaagtgttgaatagaagagcatgagtatacacgaggtgatagatctaagctaggcttatgattttgagggagagcccataatattcaaagtgttatagaactaattaggcattgatgtatagcgaatgagtgaatagtactTATGTTGCGAAGTCGAAGGTGATAGTAATTATAAGTATGAAGGCTAAAAGGTGACGATTAACTACTTGTCATAAGGTCCTAGTGGACGAGTGATTCTAAAATTTGCACATAatagtagttgtaagttagtatagtaagcgagcaatcatattaatattcgggtttagtcataaatattaagcttgaatttgagatgagtgtcatgatcaaaagaatggaaacatgagggtgatgatgttagtcttgagatttgatctagaagacttgtcataaagtaggtgaggaattgagatgtTTGCTGCAATGAATGTGAGTaatacaagtgagagaccctaacctgtagataagggcagtgaagtgtgactaagtcacaagagtaaaaaGAGNGTAGACAATTATGTTTACACATGTTTGCTTCTGCTCCTATATCTATCATTGGAGTATAGTAGCTGTTGTAGTaattttctactattatttttgcaagtatataaattttcataacGCTCTTTTTATTatgatctttttatttttataagttattGTTAATTGggtattttctaaattatatggtttcatttcttctaaccattttattcctaatattatattgtcttcttgatatattttaaagtctattaatattattatacctcctatgattatttctttttgagttgtttcttttatatgtAACAATTCTTTTGGTAATTCTGGGCATACTTGTTCTTTAgaggttatttcttcttccgATACTAATTCTCTTGGtatataattttctccttgtccagtatttattataatgatattttttctttgttctattattcCAGTTATATAGTAGTGATAtggttcaatttcttttcttctttgataTTCTATTGATTTTCTTAAGGGTTGGGACGtatcaatatttttatgtatattttttatccCTTTTGATGTACTTATCCTATCACTCACTATTTCTAGATCCTCTTCTATATCTATTTCTTTGTaactataattattattatctatcACTGTAACTATTTGTTCAaaagtgtaacaccccagaaattttttgagctaagacccGAACCgctcttcgtagtgagtgagattttaccaatgaatttaaaatttcttaagtgttaaggtcactagatgtagcaccttgagtttcaaaaagaattaaattggaaatagcaaaatctgaaattttgcaagttatgcttaaggtcaacttcaaatgaccataattcctagctcaggatgaattaggtgtgctaccagataccgtagcgAAGATccttgaattatctttccaacgccgtggAGTTTGCTATGTTtagaggtcggatgagtgagatatgtcctTTTGAAGACAGGCTGACCAGTTAAGGAAGGTTAGCCGAAAATAgaaaggggtattttggtcttttccttacccaatcagatttaattcatttttagtaatattttagggggctaatctgattaggttcagttttataattctaaaatacacctagggttttagttgagagttcaagaagaagagaaaagaggagaaaagagaaaggatgaaagcgttcgtcgagattcttgcatcttgttgcggattttcgccatgggtttaatccctaagaggtatgtaagcttccatagtgttgggttctttcacccacacaccaatcatgatttattcagtgtaatttcgttcttgaaatttaaagattagagttcttgatgagttcttgaagtttcatcaagttttgatgtaagattctgcttgggtcaactttaaacgaccatatctcttaaaatattaagagttacgtgagccataacctatccaattaaaggtaattgaatctactttccaaccctACCAATTTTgcgtcaatccaatttctgagtaaaaagttatgactattttagtaacctatacagtgctgttacgaattagccgacgggaaaatattaaaaagagtcGTTCTTGccttttacctccaagaaaaccatcaacgaatttcttgacaaataaaaagctcaaaacaatcagattttcatcttcactcatgaaaatcatattttttggccatagagatttcaagaaactaacttgagaatctcaagaaaggttttcttgattgtttaccttcaagctagggtttcaaggcttctaatcaagttcttcttcaagattcttcaagaatcttgttcttctaggtatgtaaggctatcatagtgttggactagttcgtcttcacgccctacatctactttcagatcagaaaacgagtaatctaggatactttcctagatttgagtattcttgagataagttgattttgagttcttgaattcatgtttcttttaaaagttctattcctaattatcgaatagctatattgttattgagatccttcatatcatgaatcataactcttgaattcataatgcaaattcaagagagagttaagagtagagttcaagaaagcctttgagttcaattgtgaatcctttgagatcaactatcgatttgaactaagttttgaggaagtaagtcagagaatgagaagattcACATACATGCgtttcataatgttatgtagacctacgagtcaagtcgttcatgcccataaattcctcacgaactccagaagttgagtatctttgagaggagtagtatcttcaagttctaagtcttgagtattgagtttctaatcccctttgagattataaagtctttgagttgaattgttcatgcccataattccgcatgaatcctataagtcgagcagtcttgagaagagaagtatctttgattCCTt
The Solanum stenotomum isolate F172 unplaced genomic scaffold, ASM1918654v1 scaffold9453, whole genome shotgun sequence DNA segment above includes these coding regions:
- the LOC125853090 gene encoding uncharacterized protein LOC125853090 yields the protein MLLQITFQDKFTQTDLDQENTLEKIFNAMTLLCTKVDGLDKEIQKMKSQQHDGKHAELSRSEDLKTPELEGDNGKHRKIQTNNLLHAATGSTSSTKEEKRYVNTNMNKTFEKPFVSKNQNTLFVPPQVNTYKDSLGQHKKIYNHITRAYIENIHKIQTFLNKNPRSKTTQNPHEDYITQTLQGYNKLIALPKTNANLVATCYNYGLLNKVYTQRGDEIAKIPELHKAFMHYKRITKGTFFYIIFYSAPAEILYDEIKPIIQVIKIGLTREMIILEKIEEQGEIQKVEIPAFYAGKRIIGIATILNELTSNSLNKNSIWSYYSREQTMIYSNCREIRAADMEELRQWALSLLKPEQQPTTRAIRKNFISSKIMTRYCKTIRNKYLDHQCSKCQGEDNVIPDVQLE